A single genomic interval of Aureliella helgolandensis harbors:
- the mtnA gene encoding S-methyl-5-thioribose-1-phosphate isomerase, giving the protein MNQPTTPNPTTSSSPAAVQWIGESDGYLQLIDQTLLPGELRLIKCHNVETVWEAIKTLRVRGAPAIGIAAAYGVVLSQHGKTAAHSTSLAEAATSAAKYLATSRPTAVNLFWALDRMDHVINASRAGGSELGQALLAEARAIHEEDRAMCHAIGRHGAELIPDGATLMTHCNAGGLATAEYGTALSVMFTCQDQGKSIQVYADETRPLWQGARLTAWELQQRNIPTTIICDSMSAHVMQTRKIDAVIVGADRITSRGDAANKIGTYGLAVSAKFHGVPFYVAAPSSTFDMTLSDGAEIPIEQRDHQEVIAPYGQKLAPSGIDVYNPAFDVTPAELITALITERGVVQPVTAEAIAKHFA; this is encoded by the coding sequence ATGAATCAACCCACCACCCCCAATCCCACGACCTCGTCCTCTCCAGCCGCAGTCCAATGGATCGGTGAGTCCGATGGCTACTTGCAATTGATCGATCAAACGCTGCTACCTGGCGAGCTGCGATTGATTAAATGCCACAACGTGGAAACCGTATGGGAAGCCATCAAGACCTTGCGAGTTCGAGGAGCTCCAGCGATCGGAATCGCCGCCGCCTACGGTGTCGTCCTATCGCAGCACGGCAAGACGGCAGCCCATTCCACCAGCCTGGCAGAAGCTGCGACCAGTGCTGCCAAATACTTGGCCACCAGCCGCCCAACCGCGGTTAACTTGTTCTGGGCCTTGGATCGGATGGACCACGTCATCAACGCTTCCCGGGCAGGCGGTAGCGAACTTGGGCAAGCCCTGCTTGCCGAGGCTCGTGCGATCCACGAGGAGGATCGAGCGATGTGCCACGCTATCGGACGCCATGGAGCAGAATTAATTCCCGACGGCGCTACTCTCATGACTCACTGCAATGCGGGTGGATTGGCTACGGCCGAGTATGGCACAGCCCTCAGCGTGATGTTCACCTGCCAAGACCAAGGAAAATCAATTCAGGTCTATGCCGACGAAACTCGCCCACTCTGGCAAGGTGCTCGGCTAACCGCCTGGGAACTGCAGCAACGCAACATTCCCACCACGATCATTTGCGACTCCATGTCCGCCCACGTCATGCAAACTCGCAAAATTGATGCGGTAATCGTCGGTGCCGACCGCATCACATCACGTGGTGATGCCGCGAATAAGATTGGCACGTATGGATTGGCCGTTTCGGCTAAATTCCACGGCGTTCCTTTTTACGTCGCCGCCCCCAGCAGCACCTTTGACATGACGCTGTCCGACGGCGCCGAAATTCCGATCGAACAGCGCGATCATCAAGAAGTCATCGCTCCCTATGGTCAGAAGCTGGCGCCTAGCGGAATTGACGTCTACAATCCCGCCTTCGACGTCACTCCCGCAGAACTCATCACCGCCCTCATTACCGAGCGAGGAGTTGTGCAGCCAGTCACCGCCGAAGCCATCGCCAAACACTTCGCTTAG
- a CDS encoding cysteine hydrolase family protein, with protein sequence MKRALLVVDVQNEYFTGALPITHPAGHLEKILQAMDSAQTQQVPTVVIQHFFPQPEMPFFQKGTEGWALHPEVAKRPHDLLLQKSLPGSFTNTELEAWLRERGVETLTLAGYMTHMCCDTTARQGVHRGFKVEFLSDATGTLALDNSAGKVSAEELHRAILCAQQMMLSEVLDVESWIARLKS encoded by the coding sequence ATGAAACGCGCGTTGTTAGTCGTAGATGTTCAAAACGAGTACTTTACGGGAGCCCTGCCGATCACGCACCCCGCCGGTCATTTGGAGAAAATACTGCAGGCCATGGATAGCGCTCAAACGCAGCAGGTTCCGACCGTTGTGATTCAGCACTTTTTTCCACAACCCGAGATGCCTTTCTTTCAAAAAGGGACAGAGGGATGGGCTTTGCATCCGGAGGTTGCGAAGCGTCCGCACGACCTGCTGTTACAGAAATCACTTCCGGGGAGTTTTACCAACACCGAGCTTGAAGCTTGGCTGCGGGAACGCGGCGTGGAAACGTTGACTCTGGCGGGTTACATGACACACATGTGCTGTGATACGACTGCCCGGCAAGGCGTGCATCGCGGGTTTAAGGTGGAGTTCTTGAGCGACGCGACCGGAACACTCGCCTTAGACAATTCGGCAGGTAAGGTATCAGCAGAGGAATTGCATCGCGCGATTCTGTGCGCGCAGCAAATGATGCTCAGCGAAGTCTTGGATGTTGAATCCTGGATTGCACGCTTGAAAAGCTAA
- a CDS encoding CoA-binding protein, producing MTTLDPIDQFLQGNVFAVVGASDNRQKYGNKVLMAYLKSGYRAIPVNPTADEIEGQVVYPNLSAIAEPVHGVSVITPPSVTEKVVREAIDLGIQHIWLQPGAESETAIRIAQEAGVEMLHSGPCLLVALALR from the coding sequence ATGACTACTCTGGATCCCATTGATCAGTTTTTGCAGGGAAACGTTTTCGCCGTAGTGGGCGCCTCCGACAATCGCCAAAAATATGGCAACAAAGTCCTGATGGCCTACTTGAAATCGGGGTATCGGGCAATTCCTGTCAATCCAACCGCTGATGAAATTGAAGGCCAAGTCGTCTATCCGAACCTCTCAGCCATTGCCGAACCGGTGCATGGAGTTTCAGTGATTACCCCACCATCGGTCACCGAGAAAGTCGTTCGGGAAGCGATCGATTTGGGGATTCAGCACATTTGGTTGCAACCTGGAGCTGAGTCGGAGACGGCAATTCGAATCGCCCAGGAGGCAGGTGTGGAGATGTTGCACAGCGGCCCCTGCCTATTGGTAGCCTTGGCCTTAAGGTAA